A window of Juglans regia cultivar Chandler chromosome 7, Walnut 2.0, whole genome shotgun sequence contains these coding sequences:
- the LOC118348910 gene encoding uncharacterized mitochondrial protein AtMg00810-like gives MVVSQYLSADGPLFSDPTPYKSLVDALQYLTITCPDIFHTVNYVSQFLHASTAYHFLAIKHILRYVKGTLHFGLTFRSFATLGALVAYSDADWACCPDTRRSTSSYSIYLDNNLVSWSAKKQPTVSRSSYESEYRALAHTTFELLWLMHLLHDLQVSILQ, from the coding sequence ATGGTTGTTTCCCAATATTTGTCTGCTGATGGTCCTTTGTTCTCTGATCCCACTCCCTACAAATCTCTCGTCGATGCCCTCCAATATTTGACCATCACGTGCCCAGACATTTTCCATACTGTCAACTATGTTAGCCAATTTCTGCATGCTTCAACTGCATACCATTTTCTTGCTATTAAGCATATTCTTCGCTATGTCAAGGGCACCCTCCATTTTGGCCTCACTTTTCGCTCCTTTGCAACTCTTGGTGCTCTAGTTGCTTATTCTGATGCTGACTGGGCATGCTGTCCCGACACTCGTCGTTCTACTTCTAGTTACTCTATTTATCTTGACAAcaatttggtttcttggagTGCCAAGAAGCAACCTACTGTATCCCGTTCCAGCTATGAATCTGAGTATCGTGCCCTTGCGCATACTACATTTGAACTTCTTTGGCTTATGCACCTTCTTCATGATCTACAAGTTTCAATTCTACAGTGA
- the LOC118348911 gene encoding uncharacterized protein LOC118348911, whose translation MDFVEGLPISKGCFVIMVVVDRLSKYAHFMSLKHPFTAAQAALLFFNNVFKLHGLPKTIVSDRGSTFTSSFWKELFRLQGVNLSYSSTYHPQSDGQTEAVNKCLEHFLRSLSGDKPRLWTDWLSLAEWWYNSTFHTSTKMTPFEAVYGTPPIRLQAYIPGLTANQSVDQLLQTREQILATLKSNLSLAQDRMSNPDKLTWRCTEDGKFSVKSTYHLQGELVDRRRGQSSISSRYADLWTKIWKIKVSNAIKKFLWRAGLESIPTEQNMYKRKVVESPYCPICLAEPETAIHTLWSCRAAKDVWGSCSRRLQKCGMEGSTFQQLLTQFFSSKPAEVLEEIAITAYHVWKRRNYFVFEGKFISPITICDQSLNALDDYKNFVKQPPIRKANNSAMIQTWEAPPPNTFKVNLDAAIDKIKCKVGVGVIIRDCEGKVIASLRSSRGLFLDAQLGEAVAVLKATSLCVNLELRQVVFEGDALSIVKAVNSPAEKWSSDGMITRDVKCMLQKFDKWSVRNVTRGINFVAHELARNATPIIGGVY comes from the exons atggattttgttgagGGTTTGCCCATTTCTAAGGGTTGTTTTGTCATTATGGTTGTGGTGGACAGATTGTCAAAATATGCTCATTTTATGTCCTTAAAACATCCATTCACAGCTGCTCAAGCGGCTTTACTATTCttcaacaatgtttttaaaCTGCATGGTTTACCTAAAACCATTGTTTCTGATCGTGGTTCAACATTTACCAGTTCATTTTGGAAGGAACTTTTCAGATTGCAAGGGGTTAATCTTTCTTACTCTTCAACCTATCACCCTCAAAGTGATGGCCAAACAGAAGCTGTCAACAAGTGCCTTGAACACTTTCTGAGGTCCCTTTCTGGTGATAAACCAAGGTTATGGACAGATTGGCTTTCTTTagctgagtggtggtataattcCACCTTTCATACTTCCACAAAGATGACTCCCTTCGAAGCTGTTTATGGGACTCCTCCAATTAGGCTTCAAGCCTATATTCCTGGTTTAACTGCAAATCAGTCTGTGGACCAATTGTTGCAAACTCGAGAGCAAATTTTGGCAACACTTAAGTCCAATTTATCTCTTGCTCAAGATCGAATGAG CAACCCAGATAAACTGACATGGAGGTGTACTGAGGATGGAAAGTTCTCTGTGAAGAGTACATATCATCTTCAAGGTGAACTAGTGGACAGAAGAAGGGGTCAGTCATCGATCTCTAGTAGATATGCAGATTTATGGACTAAGATTTGGAAAATCAAAGTGTCAAATGCTATCAAAAAATTTCTCTGGAGAGCCGGCCTTGAATCCATTCCAACAGAACAAAATATGTACAAAAGGAAGGTAGTGGAATCTCCATACTGTCCCATTTGCTTGGCTGAACCTGAGACTGCTATCCATACATTATGGAGTTGTAGAGCTGCAAAGGATGTATGGGGATCATGCTCAAGGAGACTACAGAAGTGTGGTATGGAGGGGTCTACTTTTCAGCAGCTCTTAACCCAGTTCTTCTCTTCAAAGCCAGCTGAGGTCCTAGAAGAAATTGCAATTACTGCCTATCATGTATGGAAAAGAAGGaactattttgtttttgaaggGAAGTTTATTTCTCCCATTACCATATGTGATCAGTCCCTTAATGCATTGGATGATTACAAAAACTTTGTGAAGCAGCCTCCAATCCGAAAAGCTAACAATTCAGCAATGATTCAGACATGGGAAGCCCCACCTCCAAATACATTCAAGGTCAACTTGGATGCGGCCATTGATAAGATTAAGTGCAAGGTGGGAGTAGGAGTGATTATTAGGGACTGTGAAGGTAAAGTTATTGCTTCACTCAGATCATCAAGAGGGCTTTTTCTAGACGCTCAACTAGGAGAGGCAGTAGCAGTTCTTAAAGCTACCAGCTTATGTGTTAATTTGGAATTACGACAAGTAGTCTTTGAAGGTGATGCCCTCTCTATTGTTAAAGCTGTAAATAGCCCAGCAGAGAAATGGTCTTCAGATGGAATGATCACTCGAGATGTTAAATGCATGTTACAGAAATTTGACAAGTGGTCTGTTAGGAATGTTACTAGGGGAATAAATTTTGTTGCTCATGAGTTAGCCAGGAATGCCACTCCTATTATCGGAGGAGTGTATTGA